The Pedobacter roseus genome contains a region encoding:
- a CDS encoding cation:proton antiporter: MTTYTILIILSGLVIFSYLFDLVASKTKVPSVLLLLLLGIGLRFLVDYLKIQTFNFLSILPTLGTVGLILIVFEGSLELKYDQHKNKIIKSAFFSALTILLGTISVITTIIYQISHHDLYTCIANAIPFSVISSAIAIPSAAALNNKDKEFVIYESSFSDILGIIIFNFTITNHSVNTSAFIGLGLSTFLILLLSAIACVVLLYIMGRLVHHIKFFLIIAILILVYAIGQSYHLSSLVLILSTGLFLNNADTIQHAWFRSIFLYKNLTADLSQLYQLSAESAFILRTFFFVIFGFTMNIGELNNKIVLANGFFILITIYLIRMLFLKIFKKDNLGPILYIAPAD; this comes from the coding sequence ATGACAACTTATACCATTCTTATTATTTTAAGCGGATTAGTTATTTTTTCTTATCTGTTTGATTTAGTGGCCAGTAAAACCAAAGTTCCATCGGTTTTATTGCTGCTTTTATTGGGCATCGGTTTGCGTTTCCTGGTCGATTATCTTAAAATACAGACTTTTAATTTTCTATCCATACTCCCTACTTTAGGTACAGTAGGTTTAATTTTAATTGTTTTTGAGGGCTCCCTCGAACTTAAATATGATCAGCATAAAAACAAGATCATCAAAAGTGCTTTTTTTTCAGCTTTAACCATTTTGCTCGGCACCATCAGCGTAATTACGACCATCATTTACCAGATTTCGCACCACGATTTATATACCTGTATTGCCAATGCCATTCCTTTTAGCGTAATCAGTTCGGCTATTGCCATTCCATCGGCCGCAGCCTTAAACAATAAGGATAAAGAGTTTGTGATCTACGAATCGTCTTTCTCTGATATCCTGGGTATCATCATTTTTAATTTCACCATTACCAACCATTCGGTTAATACCTCCGCATTTATCGGCCTGGGCTTAAGTACCTTTCTCATCCTGTTGTTATCGGCCATTGCCTGTGTGGTGTTGTTGTATATTATGGGCAGGCTGGTACACCACATCAAGTTTTTCCTGATTATCGCCATACTCATCCTGGTTTATGCCATCGGTCAGTCTTACCACCTCTCTTCGCTGGTGCTGATCCTGAGTACAGGTTTATTCCTGAACAATGCCGATACCATCCAGCATGCCTGGTTCAGGAGTATCTTTTTATACAAAAATTTAACAGCCGATTTATCGCAGCTTTACCAGTTATCGGCAGAAAGTGCCTTTATTCTACGTACCTTCTTTTTCGTTATTTTCGGTTTTACAATGAACATCGGCGAACTGAACAATAAGATTGTACTGGCCAACGGCTTCTTCATTCTGATCACGATATACTTGATCAGGATGCTCTTCCTTAAAATATTCAAAAAGGATAATTTAGGCCCGATTTTATACATCGCCCCCGCGGACTGA
- a CDS encoding acyl-CoA thioesterase, with the protein MSPKKKFAKESFTIMNELVLPNDTNTLNNLMGGRLLHWMDIAAAISAQKHCNRIVVTASVDNVSFKHPIKLGDVITIEAKVTRAFNTSVEVRLDVWAENIPSGARQKSNEAYYTFVAVDQSARTIPVPELIPETPEETDLFDGALRRRQLRLVLGGKMNPDDASELKALFFKA; encoded by the coding sequence ATGAGCCCTAAAAAGAAATTCGCCAAAGAAAGTTTTACCATCATGAACGAGTTGGTACTGCCAAATGATACCAATACCTTAAATAACCTGATGGGTGGCCGTTTGCTGCACTGGATGGATATTGCGGCTGCTATTTCTGCTCAAAAACACTGTAACCGCATTGTGGTTACCGCTTCTGTTGATAATGTTTCTTTTAAGCACCCTATTAAACTGGGCGATGTGATTACCATTGAGGCTAAAGTAACCAGGGCATTTAATACTTCCGTAGAGGTTCGTTTGGATGTTTGGGCAGAGAATATTCCAAGTGGTGCCCGCCAGAAAAGCAACGAGGCTTATTATACTTTTGTTGCGGTAGATCAGAGTGCGCGGACCATCCCCGTACCGGAGCTGATACCAGAAACACCCGAAGAAACTGATCTGTTTGATGGAGCCCTTCGCCGCAGGCAATTGCGCCTGGTTTTGGGTGGAAAAATGAACCCCGACGATGCCAGTGAGCTGAAAGCACTTTTCTTTAAAGCATAA
- a CDS encoding alpha-amylase, which yields MQNQTLIQFFHWYYNEAQNLWTKVASEATHLKEIGITAVWLPPAYKSNNAAYDVGYATYDLFDLGEFDQKGGVNTKYGAKDEYIKAIEALHENGVNALADIVFNHKAGGDEVEKVKVRTVNPDNRNEFTSDVFEIEAWTKFTFPGRQGKYSEFIWDHNCFSGVDWAEDLKKSAIYSIQNNVGEGFEEVPSTELGNYDYLMFNDIDYRNRAVVEELKYWGEWVVETTKVDGFRLDAVKHINPGFITEWIDHLNQKFNREFFIVAEDWNVVDIEGQLEYIELTGGRTQIFDSLLHHNFFTASKDERFDMQTIFNDTLVQVKPELAVTFVDNHDSQPLQALESYVDFWFRPLAYAMILLRLQGIPCLFFPDLYGGIYDDQDQEGNQVHVELVAIPAVETMSKIRSALAYGEQRDYFDHGNCVGWTREGDEEHENSGLAVLLSTGEEGYKKMEIGKRFAGKTFVDALGYREQEVVIDENGWAEFHCNAGSVSVWVLKVG from the coding sequence ATGCAGAACCAGACACTGATCCAATTTTTTCATTGGTACTATAACGAAGCGCAAAATTTATGGACAAAAGTGGCTTCCGAAGCCACTCATTTAAAAGAAATAGGGATTACAGCAGTTTGGCTTCCGCCGGCTTATAAATCGAACAACGCCGCTTACGATGTGGGTTATGCCACTTATGATTTATTCGATTTGGGTGAATTTGACCAAAAGGGAGGCGTAAATACCAAATATGGCGCTAAAGACGAATATATTAAGGCCATTGAAGCCCTGCATGAAAATGGTGTAAATGCTTTGGCCGATATCGTTTTTAACCATAAGGCCGGTGGCGATGAAGTGGAAAAGGTGAAGGTGAGAACAGTAAACCCTGATAACAGAAATGAATTTACGAGTGATGTTTTTGAAATAGAAGCCTGGACAAAGTTTACCTTCCCGGGGCGACAAGGCAAATATTCTGAATTTATCTGGGACCACAATTGTTTTAGCGGGGTAGACTGGGCCGAAGACCTTAAGAAATCGGCCATTTATTCTATCCAGAATAATGTAGGTGAAGGGTTTGAAGAAGTTCCTTCTACCGAGCTCGGCAATTACGATTACCTGATGTTTAATGATATTGATTACCGCAATCGTGCCGTAGTAGAAGAATTAAAATATTGGGGCGAATGGGTGGTAGAAACCACTAAGGTGGATGGTTTTAGGTTAGATGCGGTAAAACATATTAACCCGGGTTTTATAACGGAATGGATTGACCATTTGAACCAGAAATTTAACCGCGAGTTTTTTATCGTGGCCGAAGATTGGAATGTGGTAGATATAGAAGGACAACTGGAATATATTGAGCTTACGGGAGGTCGTACCCAAATATTTGATTCGCTCTTACACCATAATTTTTTTACGGCCAGTAAGGATGAGCGTTTCGATATGCAAACCATTTTTAATGATACTTTGGTGCAGGTGAAGCCGGAACTGGCGGTTACTTTTGTGGATAACCATGATTCGCAACCTTTACAAGCGTTGGAATCTTATGTCGATTTTTGGTTCAGGCCCTTGGCTTATGCCATGATTTTATTGCGTTTACAGGGCATTCCTTGTTTGTTTTTCCCTGATCTGTATGGCGGCATTTACGATGATCAGGATCAGGAAGGAAATCAGGTTCATGTTGAATTGGTAGCGATCCCGGCGGTAGAAACCATGAGTAAAATCCGTAGCGCCCTGGCTTATGGTGAGCAACGCGATTATTTTGATCATGGCAATTGTGTGGGCTGGACGAGGGAAGGGGATGAGGAACATGAAAACAGCGGACTTGCGGTATTGTTAAGTACAGGCGAAGAAGGATATAAAAAAATGGAAATCGGCAAACGTTTCGCCGGAAAAACCTTTGTTGATGCGCTAGGCTATAGAGAGCAGGAAGTAGTTATAGATGAAAACGGCTGGGCTGAATTTCATTGCAATGCGGGCAGTGTATCGGTTTGGGTGTTGAAAGTGGGGTAG